A genomic window from Micromonospora ferruginea includes:
- a CDS encoding SRPBCC family protein yields the protein MPVVEAVVTVPVPPEVAFAVSQTVAPVRYRWDPFVREQHFTDGATRPGRGVRTFTRSRHGLTMVSEYVSWAPPTNVGMKMVRGPWFFERFGGGWRFAPGPEPDTTVATWRYNFRCRPAFLRPVAERVGVWLLGRDIRRRIAGYAAGCADPEVLAAARRALSG from the coding sequence ATGCCGGTCGTCGAGGCGGTCGTCACCGTGCCGGTCCCGCCGGAGGTGGCGTTCGCCGTCTCCCAGACCGTCGCGCCGGTGCGCTACCGGTGGGACCCGTTCGTCCGGGAGCAGCACTTCACCGACGGCGCGACCCGGCCGGGCCGGGGCGTGCGCACCTTCACCCGCTCCCGGCACGGCCTGACCATGGTCAGCGAGTACGTCTCCTGGGCGCCCCCGACGAACGTGGGCATGAAGATGGTCCGCGGGCCGTGGTTCTTCGAGCGGTTCGGCGGCGGGTGGCGCTTCGCGCCCGGCCCGGAGCCGGACACCACGGTCGCGACCTGGCGCTACAACTTCCGGTGCCGCCCGGCCTTCCTGCGGCCGGTGGCCGAGCGGGTCGGCGTCTGGCTGCTGGGGCGGGACATCCGCCGCCGCATCGCCGGGTACGCGGCCGGCTGCGCCGACCCGGAGGTGCTGGCCGCCGCCCGCCGCGCACTGTCCGGCTAG
- a CDS encoding Fpg/Nei family DNA glycosylase gives MPELPEVEALAGYLRERAVGRRVERFEVASINALKTYDPPPSAVAGRTVTGAGRYGKFLDVRFGDDLHLVVHLARAGWLHYREAFGSATPLRPGKGPIAVRLRLDDGSGFDLTEAGTQKKLAAYLVTDPALVPGVAKLGPDALAADLPTFTERLRSRRGQVKGVLTDQSVLAGVGNAYSDEILHAARLSPFAITDRLTDEQLAGLHAATRTVLGDAVRRSMGQRAAELKGEKRSGLKVHARKGLPCPVCGDTVREVSFADSSLQYCPTCQTGGKPLADRRLSRLVR, from the coding sequence GTGCCTGAACTACCGGAGGTGGAAGCGCTCGCCGGTTACCTGCGCGAGCGGGCGGTCGGCCGGCGCGTCGAGCGGTTCGAGGTGGCCTCGATCAACGCGCTGAAGACGTACGACCCGCCGCCGAGCGCGGTGGCCGGCCGGACGGTGACCGGCGCCGGCCGGTACGGAAAGTTCCTGGACGTCCGGTTCGGCGACGACCTGCACCTGGTGGTGCACCTGGCCCGCGCGGGCTGGCTGCACTACCGGGAGGCATTCGGGTCGGCGACCCCGCTGCGGCCCGGCAAGGGGCCGATCGCGGTGCGGCTGCGCCTCGACGACGGCTCCGGGTTCGACCTGACCGAGGCCGGCACCCAGAAGAAGCTGGCCGCCTATCTGGTCACCGACCCGGCCCTGGTGCCGGGCGTGGCGAAGCTGGGCCCGGACGCGCTGGCGGCCGACCTGCCCACGTTCACCGAGCGGCTGCGCAGCCGCCGGGGCCAGGTCAAGGGTGTGCTGACCGACCAGTCGGTGCTGGCCGGCGTGGGCAACGCGTACTCGGACGAGATCCTGCACGCGGCGCGGCTCTCCCCGTTCGCGATCACCGACCGGCTCACCGACGAGCAGCTCGCCGGCCTGCACGCGGCGACCCGGACGGTGCTCGGCGACGCGGTCCGGCGGTCGATGGGGCAGCGGGCCGCGGAGCTGAAGGGCGAGAAGCGCTCGGGCCTCAAGGTGCACGCCCGGAAGGGCCTGCCGTGTCCGGTCTGTGGCGACACGGTGCGGGAGGTGTCGTTCGCCGACTCCAGCCTCCAGTACTGCCCGACCTGCCAGACCGGCGGCAAGCCGCTGGCTGACCGAAGGTTGTCCCGACTCGTACGGTGA
- a CDS encoding ABC transporter ATP-binding protein yields the protein MTDQHPALHLRGLAKRFDTKVAVAGVDLAVPTGSFYGLLGPNGAGKTTTLSMAVGLLRPDAGEARVLGYDVWADPVRAKSLLGVMPDGVRLFDRLSGAELLAYHGLLRGMDPAVVDQRAAELLDVLALTDAGRTLVVDYSAGMKKKIGLACALLHGPRLLVLDEPFEAVDPVSAALIRDILHRYVTGGGTVVFSSHVMEVVERLCSHVAILAEGTIKRVGTLAEVRGERSLEDVFVEVVGGRTATGEELSWLSR from the coding sequence ATGACCGATCAGCACCCGGCCCTGCACCTCCGTGGCCTGGCCAAGCGCTTCGACACCAAGGTCGCGGTGGCCGGCGTCGACCTGGCCGTGCCGACCGGCTCGTTCTACGGCCTGCTCGGCCCGAACGGGGCCGGCAAGACCACGACCCTCTCCATGGCCGTCGGCCTGCTGCGGCCCGACGCCGGTGAGGCCCGGGTGCTGGGGTACGACGTCTGGGCCGACCCGGTGCGCGCGAAGAGCCTGCTCGGCGTGATGCCGGACGGGGTACGCCTCTTCGACCGGCTGAGCGGGGCGGAGCTGCTGGCGTACCACGGTCTGTTGCGCGGCATGGACCCGGCGGTGGTCGACCAGCGGGCGGCGGAGCTGCTCGACGTGCTGGCGCTCACCGACGCGGGTCGCACGCTGGTGGTCGACTACTCGGCCGGCATGAAGAAGAAGATCGGCCTGGCCTGCGCGCTGCTGCACGGCCCGCGCCTGCTGGTGCTCGACGAGCCGTTCGAGGCGGTCGACCCGGTCTCGGCGGCGCTGATCCGGGACATCCTGCACCGGTACGTGACAGGTGGCGGCACGGTGGTCTTCTCCAGTCACGTGATGGAGGTGGTCGAGCGGCTCTGCTCGCACGTGGCGATCCTGGCCGAGGGCACCATCAAGCGGGTGGGCACGCTGGCCGAGGTGCGCGGCGAGCGCTCGCTGGAGGACGTGTTCGTCGAGGTCGTCGGCGGCCGGACCGCGACCGGCGAGGAGCTGTCGTGGCTGTCCCGGTGA
- a CDS encoding LytR/AlgR family response regulator transcription factor: protein MTISGTGFLRVLAVDDEPPALDELAYHLRADPRVARLHTAGDATEALRVLRDDDVDVVFLDIRMPGLDGMELARVLRRFARPPAIVFVTAYDDGAVDAFDLGATDYVRKPVRAERLAESLRRVMGSRVVPSHPAALARAEEDPTIPVELAGTTRMLPRSAVRWVEAQGDYARLHTAEGSHLVRVSLATLAERWADAGFVRVHRSYLVQLRLIAELRLVNSGYVVVIDGTELPVSRRHTRELKDKLVRAAKQDWGR, encoded by the coding sequence ATGACGATCTCCGGCACCGGTTTCCTGCGGGTGCTGGCGGTGGACGACGAGCCGCCGGCCCTGGACGAGCTGGCCTACCACCTGCGCGCCGACCCCCGGGTGGCCCGGCTGCACACGGCCGGCGACGCCACCGAGGCGCTGCGGGTGCTCCGCGACGACGACGTGGACGTGGTCTTCCTCGACATCCGGATGCCCGGCCTGGACGGCATGGAGCTGGCCCGGGTGCTGCGCCGGTTCGCCCGGCCGCCGGCGATCGTGTTCGTCACCGCGTACGACGACGGCGCAGTGGACGCGTTCGACCTGGGCGCCACGGACTACGTGCGCAAGCCGGTGCGCGCCGAGCGGCTGGCCGAGTCGCTGCGCCGGGTGATGGGGTCCCGGGTGGTGCCGTCGCATCCGGCCGCGCTGGCCCGGGCGGAGGAGGATCCCACCATCCCGGTCGAGCTGGCCGGCACCACCCGGATGCTGCCCCGCTCGGCGGTGCGGTGGGTGGAGGCGCAGGGCGACTACGCCCGGTTGCACACCGCGGAGGGCTCGCACCTGGTCCGGGTCTCGCTGGCGACGCTCGCCGAGCGGTGGGCGGACGCGGGTTTCGTCCGGGTCCACCGGTCCTATCTGGTGCAGTTGCGGCTCATCGCCGAGCTGCGGCTGGTCAACTCCGGCTACGTGGTGGTGATCGACGGGACCGAGCTGCCGGTGAGCCGCCGGCACACCCGGGAGCTGAAGGACAAACTGGTGCGCGCCGCCAAGCAGGACTGGGGTCGCTGA
- a CDS encoding sensor histidine kinase → MGANLSAVFAVVSLVTALAAALWAVLRLRARRGIATATQRATYEVLHTAGLAAEPLRAGLSAAGAAKAVRHLRALVGAAGLALTDRDVLLAVDGSGAHHGDQLVAAARRVADSGRSTVLQESELHCDLVDCPVRGAVVAPLSADGRVVGALVAVADERPAPGLVQATLETAHWAGDQLALAELDSSRERLARAEVRALRAQISPHFIYNALTAIGSFVRTDPERARELILEFAEFTRYSFRAHGEFTTLAEELRSIDRYLTIERARFGERLQVRLQIAPEVLPVTLPFLCLQPLVENAVRHGLSRKPGTGMVSIEARDAGAECHIMVEDDGVGMDPTTLTAGIAEVSGVGSDPTDDPGQHVGLSNVDERLRSAFGDRFGLVVETGLGSGTKVSMRVPKFHPGVRVSS, encoded by the coding sequence GTGGGTGCCAACCTCTCGGCGGTCTTCGCGGTCGTCTCGCTGGTCACCGCGCTGGCCGCGGCGCTCTGGGCGGTGCTGCGGCTGCGGGCCCGCCGGGGCATCGCCACCGCGACCCAACGTGCCACCTACGAGGTGCTGCACACCGCCGGCCTGGCCGCCGAGCCGCTGCGGGCCGGCCTGAGCGCGGCGGGCGCGGCGAAGGCCGTACGCCATCTGCGGGCCCTGGTGGGCGCGGCCGGGTTGGCGCTGACGGACCGGGACGTGCTGCTTGCCGTCGACGGGAGCGGCGCGCACCACGGCGACCAACTGGTCGCGGCGGCGCGGCGGGTGGCCGACAGCGGGCGCTCGACCGTGCTCCAGGAGTCGGAACTGCACTGCGACCTGGTCGACTGCCCGGTACGCGGCGCGGTGGTGGCACCGCTGAGCGCGGACGGCCGGGTGGTCGGCGCGCTGGTGGCGGTGGCCGACGAGCGACCCGCGCCGGGCCTGGTGCAGGCGACGCTGGAGACCGCGCACTGGGCCGGTGACCAGCTCGCCCTGGCCGAGCTGGACTCGTCGCGGGAGCGGCTGGCCCGGGCCGAGGTGCGCGCGCTGCGCGCGCAGATCAGCCCGCACTTCATCTACAACGCGCTCACCGCGATCGGCTCGTTCGTGCGCACCGACCCGGAGCGGGCCCGCGAGCTGATCCTGGAGTTCGCCGAGTTCACCCGCTACTCGTTCCGGGCGCACGGCGAGTTCACCACGCTGGCCGAGGAGCTGCGCTCGATCGACCGTTACCTGACCATCGAGCGGGCCCGGTTCGGCGAGCGGCTCCAGGTGCGCCTGCAGATCGCCCCGGAGGTGCTGCCGGTGACGCTGCCGTTCCTGTGCCTCCAGCCGTTGGTCGAGAACGCGGTCCGGCACGGGTTGTCCCGCAAGCCGGGCACCGGCATGGTGAGCATCGAGGCCCGGGACGCGGGCGCCGAGTGTCACATCATGGTGGAGGACGACGGAGTGGGGATGGATCCGACCACGCTGACCGCGGGCATCGCGGAGGTGTCCGGCGTCGGCAGCGACCCGACCGACGACCCGGGGCAGCACGTCGGCCTCTCCAACGTCGACGAGCGGTTGCGGTCGGCGTTCGGGGACCGGTTCGGCCTGGTCGTCGAGACCGGCCTGGGTTCGGGTACGAAGGTCAGCATGCGGGTGCCGAAGTTCCATCCCGGCGTCCGGGTCTCCTCATGA
- a CDS encoding ABC transporter permease: MAVPVTAVDPPARAVSPRHFVRLKLRVLGNNFRGQAWRIALFVVGVLVGLWFAAGGFLLLASPGLADEPRYALMTAAFGGGVLTLGWLLLPLVFFGVDETLDPARFALLPLSRRTLVTGLFAAALVSVPAVATMLTVAGLVVTAAALGGWVAALLGTLGVVVGVLVCVAGARAVTSAFATMLRSRRVRDLAAVLLAVLAALLGPLQLLVLAAVRNADWDRLAGVARVVGWTPFGAPWTVGVDVAEGRAGAAVVKLLIGVATLGVLLLWWSRSLESAMVGAVSAGPAKAPRGAVGGAVAQLFPRAVGWARRDRFGALVARECRYWWRDARRRANLITVAVVGVFVPVMVNLGGASFSTEAGTSFGDSAADPSPVLVSISMVFVGVLASVTLANQFGFDGSAYAANVVAGVPGRVELRARMAAFSLYVVPILLVVVVVLGTVLGRPEWLGVMAGGLFAAYGCGLAINSFISVLGAYSLPETSNPFAMNTGAGIAKSMFTLLSMLSSAVAAVPFVVAAGLLGDVWLWLALPVGLAYGAGAALLGAYLAGDALDRRQPELLAAVTPRR, encoded by the coding sequence GTGGCTGTCCCGGTGACCGCCGTCGATCCGCCGGCGCGGGCCGTCTCGCCCCGCCACTTCGTCCGGCTGAAGCTGCGGGTGCTCGGCAACAACTTCCGCGGCCAGGCGTGGCGGATCGCGTTGTTCGTGGTGGGTGTGCTGGTCGGGCTCTGGTTCGCCGCCGGCGGTTTCCTGCTGCTGGCCTCGCCCGGCCTGGCCGACGAGCCCCGGTACGCGCTGATGACCGCCGCGTTCGGCGGCGGCGTGCTGACGCTCGGTTGGCTGCTGCTGCCGCTGGTCTTCTTCGGCGTGGACGAGACGCTGGACCCGGCCCGGTTCGCGCTGCTCCCGCTCTCCCGCCGCACCCTGGTCACCGGGCTGTTCGCCGCCGCCCTGGTCAGCGTTCCCGCGGTGGCGACGATGCTCACCGTGGCCGGGCTGGTGGTCACCGCCGCCGCGTTGGGCGGGTGGGTGGCCGCGCTGCTCGGCACGCTCGGGGTGGTCGTCGGGGTGCTGGTCTGCGTGGCCGGGGCCCGCGCGGTGACCAGCGCGTTCGCCACCATGCTGCGGTCCCGACGGGTACGCGACCTGGCCGCCGTCCTGCTCGCGGTGCTGGCCGCCCTGCTCGGGCCGCTGCAACTGCTCGTGCTGGCCGCCGTGCGGAACGCCGACTGGGACCGGCTGGCCGGGGTGGCCCGGGTGGTCGGCTGGACGCCGTTCGGCGCGCCCTGGACGGTCGGCGTGGACGTGGCCGAGGGCCGGGCCGGCGCGGCGGTGGTGAAGCTGCTGATCGGTGTCGCCACGCTCGGCGTACTCCTGCTGTGGTGGTCTCGGTCGCTGGAGTCGGCGATGGTCGGCGCGGTGAGCGCCGGGCCGGCGAAGGCCCCGCGCGGCGCGGTCGGCGGCGCGGTCGCGCAGCTCTTCCCCCGCGCGGTCGGCTGGGCGCGGCGGGACCGGTTCGGCGCGCTGGTGGCCCGGGAGTGCCGCTACTGGTGGCGGGACGCCCGGCGACGGGCCAACCTGATCACCGTCGCGGTGGTCGGGGTGTTCGTGCCGGTGATGGTCAACCTCGGTGGCGCCTCGTTCAGCACCGAAGCCGGGACGTCGTTCGGTGATTCCGCAGCCGATCCGTCCCCGGTGCTGGTCAGCATCTCGATGGTCTTCGTCGGGGTGCTCGCCTCGGTGACGCTGGCCAACCAGTTCGGTTTCGACGGCAGCGCGTACGCCGCGAACGTGGTCGCCGGCGTGCCCGGGCGGGTGGAGCTGCGCGCCCGGATGGCGGCGTTCTCGCTCTACGTGGTGCCGATCCTGCTGGTGGTCGTGGTGGTGCTCGGCACCGTGCTGGGCCGCCCCGAATGGCTCGGCGTGATGGCCGGGGGGCTGTTCGCCGCGTACGGCTGCGGGCTGGCGATCAACAGCTTCATCTCGGTGCTGGGCGCCTATTCGCTGCCCGAGACGAGCAACCCGTTCGCCATGAACACCGGCGCGGGGATCGCGAAGAGCATGTTCACGCTGCTGTCCATGCTGTCCTCGGCGGTGGCGGCGGTGCCGTTCGTGGTGGCCGCCGGCCTGCTCGGCGACGTCTGGCTGTGGCTGGCGCTGCCGGTCGGCCTGGCGTACGGGGCGGGCGCGGCACTGCTCGGCGCGTACCTGGCCGGGGACGCGCTGGACCGCCGGCAGCCGGAGCTGCTGGCCGCGGTCACCCCGAGACGCTGA
- a CDS encoding glycosyltransferase family 4 protein: MRIVVAHNRYREAQPSGENTIVDAEIAQLTAAGVEVLPFLRSSDEIPSMSKAAKALLPISPIWAPKAQHDLDRLLVEHRPDVLHLHNPYPLLSPWVVRTAHKRGVPVVQTVHNYRQVCSSGLYFRDGVICQECRGRALGVPAIVHRCYRDSRAQSALMATTLAVHRPTWRSVDRYIALTTAVADHLRDYGIPDERIVVKPNAVPDPGMPVPPGNGFLFMGRLSPEKGLDLLLSAWRRHPVGTLGPLRIAGDGELRPLAEAAAAERPDVIYLGQLDRPGVRAALADSAVVLATSTWHDVLPTVIIEALAAGRPVLGTALGGIPYLVGADSPREPAGTGPAEVATAAPGEGHVPLPVGVQRGEAGWVVAPEVDALAAALPLASSEASTLAGAARSRYERTFHPDVITKRLIDIYTSLS; the protein is encoded by the coding sequence GTGAGAATCGTGGTGGCGCACAACCGGTACCGGGAAGCCCAGCCGTCCGGTGAGAACACCATCGTCGACGCGGAGATCGCCCAGCTCACCGCGGCGGGCGTGGAGGTGCTGCCGTTCCTGCGCAGCTCCGACGAGATCCCGTCGATGTCGAAGGCGGCCAAGGCGCTGCTGCCGATCTCGCCGATCTGGGCCCCGAAGGCCCAGCACGACCTCGACCGCCTGCTGGTCGAGCACCGGCCGGACGTGCTGCACCTGCACAACCCGTACCCTCTGCTCTCGCCCTGGGTGGTGCGGACCGCGCACAAGCGCGGCGTGCCGGTGGTGCAGACGGTGCACAACTACCGGCAGGTCTGCTCCTCCGGCCTCTACTTCCGCGACGGCGTGATCTGCCAGGAATGCCGCGGTCGCGCGCTGGGCGTGCCGGCGATCGTGCACCGGTGCTACCGCGACTCCCGCGCGCAGAGCGCGCTGATGGCCACCACGCTCGCCGTGCACCGCCCGACCTGGCGGTCGGTGGACCGCTACATCGCGTTGACCACGGCGGTGGCTGATCATCTGCGCGACTACGGCATCCCGGACGAGCGGATCGTGGTCAAGCCGAACGCGGTGCCCGACCCGGGCATGCCGGTGCCGCCCGGGAACGGCTTCCTGTTCATGGGCCGGCTCAGCCCGGAGAAGGGGCTGGACCTGCTGCTCTCGGCGTGGCGGCGGCATCCGGTGGGCACGCTCGGCCCGCTGCGGATCGCCGGGGACGGCGAGCTGCGACCGCTGGCCGAGGCGGCCGCCGCCGAGCGGCCCGACGTGATCTACCTGGGCCAGCTCGACCGCCCTGGGGTACGCGCCGCGCTCGCCGACAGCGCCGTGGTGCTGGCCACGTCCACCTGGCACGACGTGCTGCCCACCGTGATCATCGAGGCGCTGGCCGCCGGCCGGCCGGTGCTCGGCACCGCGCTCGGCGGCATCCCGTACCTGGTCGGCGCGGACTCCCCGCGCGAGCCCGCCGGCACCGGCCCGGCCGAGGTGGCGACCGCCGCGCCCGGCGAAGGGCACGTCCCGTTGCCGGTCGGGGTGCAGCGCGGCGAGGCCGGCTGGGTGGTGGCGCCCGAGGTCGACGCGCTGGCCGCCGCGCTGCCGCTGGCCTCGTCCGAGGCGTCCACGCTGGCCGGGGCGGCGAGGAGCCGCTACGAGCGCACGTTCCACCCCGACGTGATCACCAAGCGCCTGATCGACATCTACACCTCCCTGTCCTGA
- a CDS encoding sugar transferase, translating into MRHVDSFEIQPPTPPSHNGVPRSGWARARRRVSRWHRPYIAILLLLDFGAAALASFLAVQIFEQADSGFKNSPQVWFYTVAFLLLPLGWVLILWGNRAYDRRYLGLGPDEYKRVIRSGVAVAATVSFLAFATVTSLSRWTVGFALLGALMLILLGRMIARGSLHALRRRIGQAGHRMVLVGTLPECLEVFTTVTRNPGVGLVPVAIHLTDGYAAARGLETPVPVYAGRDVLALVREVGGDTIAVCGSASAEPGELRRLAWQLEGSGVDLVVAPQLTDIAGPRVHIRPIEGLPLLHVEEPTLSGPALLLKSLMDRVASGLGLLLLSPLFLAVALAIRISDPGPVFFRQSRVGHEGRTFRVWKFRTMYVDAEERLAGLVDQNETDGMMFKMKQDPRVFPVGRFLRASSLDELPQLINVLWGEMSLVGPRPLPADDGDFLGDVRRRLLVRPGMTGLWQVSGRSDLSWDEAVRLDLYYVDNWSLAYDLSILWRTVGVVLASKGAY; encoded by the coding sequence GTGCGGCACGTCGACAGCTTTGAGATCCAGCCGCCGACACCGCCGTCCCACAACGGCGTACCCCGGTCGGGGTGGGCTCGCGCCCGGCGTCGGGTCTCCCGCTGGCACCGCCCCTACATCGCGATCCTGCTGCTGCTCGATTTCGGGGCGGCGGCCCTGGCCAGCTTCCTGGCCGTGCAGATCTTCGAGCAGGCCGACTCCGGCTTCAAGAACTCGCCGCAGGTGTGGTTCTACACGGTGGCGTTCCTGCTGCTGCCGCTCGGCTGGGTGCTCATCCTCTGGGGCAACCGGGCGTACGACCGGCGCTACCTGGGCCTCGGCCCGGACGAGTACAAGCGGGTGATCCGCTCCGGCGTGGCGGTCGCCGCCACCGTGTCGTTCCTGGCCTTCGCCACGGTGACGTCGCTGTCCCGGTGGACGGTCGGCTTCGCACTGCTCGGCGCCCTGATGCTGATCCTGCTCGGCCGGATGATCGCGCGGGGCAGCCTGCACGCGCTGCGCCGCCGGATCGGGCAGGCCGGGCACCGGATGGTCCTGGTCGGCACGCTGCCGGAGTGCCTGGAGGTCTTCACCACGGTCACCCGCAACCCGGGCGTCGGTCTGGTGCCGGTGGCCATCCACCTGACCGACGGGTACGCGGCGGCCCGCGGCCTGGAGACCCCGGTCCCGGTCTACGCCGGTCGTGACGTGCTGGCCCTGGTCCGCGAGGTCGGCGGGGACACCATCGCGGTCTGCGGCTCGGCCAGCGCCGAGCCGGGTGAGCTGCGGCGGCTGGCCTGGCAACTGGAGGGCTCCGGCGTCGACCTGGTGGTCGCGCCGCAGCTCACCGACATCGCCGGCCCCCGGGTGCACATCCGCCCGATCGAGGGCCTGCCGCTGCTGCACGTCGAGGAGCCGACGCTCTCCGGCCCGGCGCTGCTGCTCAAGAGCCTGATGGACCGGGTCGCGTCCGGGCTGGGGCTGCTGCTGCTCTCCCCGCTCTTCCTGGCCGTCGCGCTCGCCATCCGCATCTCCGACCCCGGCCCGGTGTTCTTCCGCCAGTCCCGGGTCGGGCACGAGGGGCGCACCTTCCGGGTCTGGAAGTTCCGCACCATGTACGTGGACGCCGAGGAGCGACTGGCCGGCCTGGTCGACCAGAACGAGACCGACGGCATGATGTTCAAGATGAAGCAGGACCCCCGGGTCTTCCCGGTGGGCCGCTTCCTGCGGGCGTCGTCGCTGGACGAGCTGCCCCAGTTGATCAACGTGCTGTGGGGTGAGATGTCGCTCGTCGGCCCGCGCCCGCTGCCCGCCGACGACGGCGACTTCCTGGGTGACGTCCGGCGCCGGCTGCTGGTGCGGCCGGGCATGACCGGGCTGTGGCAGGTTTCCGGCCGCTCCGACCTCTCCTGGGACGAGGCGGTCCGGCTCGACCTCTACTACGTCGACAACTGGTCGCTGGCGTACGACCTGAGCATCCTGTGGCGGACCGTCGGGGTGGTGCTCGCCAGCAAGGGCGCGTACTAG
- a CDS encoding cation acetate symporter, producing the protein MGNGYVVPAIVAVTLVTVGIGFYGLRLARTTSDFLVASRAVSPTWNAAAIGGEYLSAASFLGVAGLILKYGVDVLWYPVGFAAGYLALLLFVAAPLRRSGAFTLPDFCEVRLGSRRLRTLATVFVIFIGWLYLVPQLQGAGLTLATLTGSPYPVGALLVAVVVTANVALGGMRAITFVQAFQYWLKLTALAVPAIFLALQWQADARPAVTPPDGPAFRTATTVVVEHRATLTLPDGDVREVRPGDRLDFAAGDPVPEVSGAAIAATDWLLPDTAGDDDRSLFATYSLILATFLGTMGLPHVLVRFYTNPDGAAARRTTLVVLALVGVFYLLPTIYGVLGRIYTPQLLVTGQTDAVVVLLPGAALGDGVTGRLLAALVAAGAFAAFLSTSSGLLTSVAGVISTDVLGRGSVRGFRLATVIAGAVPAVLALNVSGLDVSQVVGLAFAVAASSFCPLLVLGIWWRGLTDLGAAAGVLVGGGAAIGAVLLTVLGPPLSGWPATLTTQPAAWTVPLAFTVMVVVSMASRRRLPRDVGTTMLRLHTPESLRL; encoded by the coding sequence ATGGGCAACGGCTACGTGGTCCCGGCGATCGTCGCGGTCACCCTGGTCACCGTCGGCATCGGCTTCTACGGGCTGCGCCTGGCCCGCACCACCTCCGACTTCCTGGTGGCGTCCCGGGCGGTCAGCCCGACCTGGAACGCGGCCGCGATCGGCGGGGAATACCTGTCCGCGGCGAGCTTCCTCGGCGTGGCCGGTCTGATCCTCAAGTACGGCGTGGACGTGCTCTGGTACCCGGTCGGCTTCGCCGCCGGCTACCTGGCGTTGCTGCTGTTCGTGGCCGCGCCGCTGCGCCGCTCCGGCGCGTTCACCCTGCCCGACTTCTGCGAGGTGCGGCTCGGCTCGCGCCGGCTGCGCACGCTCGCCACCGTCTTCGTGATCTTCATCGGCTGGCTCTACCTGGTGCCGCAGTTGCAGGGCGCCGGCCTGACGCTGGCCACGCTGACCGGCTCGCCCTACCCGGTCGGTGCGCTGCTGGTGGCCGTGGTGGTGACCGCCAACGTGGCGCTGGGCGGGATGCGGGCGATCACCTTCGTGCAGGCGTTCCAATACTGGTTGAAGCTCACCGCGCTCGCCGTACCCGCGATCTTCCTGGCCCTGCAGTGGCAGGCCGACGCCCGCCCGGCGGTGACGCCGCCCGACGGGCCGGCGTTCCGGACCGCCACCACCGTGGTGGTCGAGCACCGTGCCACGCTCACCCTGCCCGACGGCGACGTCCGGGAGGTACGCCCCGGCGATCGCCTCGACTTCGCCGCCGGCGACCCGGTGCCGGAGGTGTCCGGCGCGGCCATCGCCGCCACCGACTGGCTGCTGCCGGACACCGCCGGCGACGACGACCGGAGCCTGTTCGCGACGTACTCGCTGATCCTGGCCACGTTCCTGGGCACCATGGGGTTGCCGCACGTGCTGGTGCGCTTCTACACCAACCCCGACGGCGCCGCCGCCCGGCGCACCACGCTCGTGGTGCTGGCCCTGGTCGGCGTCTTCTACCTGCTGCCCACGATCTACGGCGTGCTGGGCCGCATCTACACCCCGCAACTGCTGGTCACCGGCCAGACCGACGCGGTGGTGGTGCTGCTGCCCGGCGCGGCGCTCGGCGACGGCGTGACCGGCCGGCTGCTCGCCGCGCTGGTCGCCGCCGGGGCGTTCGCGGCCTTCCTCTCCACCTCGTCCGGCCTGCTCACCAGCGTGGCCGGGGTGATCTCCACGGATGTGCTGGGCCGCGGCTCGGTGCGCGGCTTCCGGCTCGCCACGGTGATCGCCGGCGCGGTGCCGGCGGTGCTCGCGTTGAACGTCTCCGGGCTGGACGTGTCGCAGGTGGTGGGGCTGGCGTTCGCGGTCGCCGCGTCGAGCTTCTGCCCGCTGCTGGTGCTCGGCATCTGGTGGCGCGGCCTGACCGACCTGGGCGCTGCCGCCGGGGTGCTGGTCGGCGGCGGCGCGGCGATCGGCGCGGTACTGCTCACCGTGCTCGGGCCGCCGCTGAGCGGGTGGCCGGCGACGCTGACCACCCAGCCGGCCGCGTGGACGGTGCCGCTGGCGTTCACCGTGATGGTGGTGGTGTCGATGGCCAGCCGCCGTCGCCTGCCCCGCGACGTCGGCACCACCATGCTCCGGCTGCACACCCCGGAGTCGCTGCGCCTCTAG